From Planococcus halocryophilus, the proteins below share one genomic window:
- a CDS encoding type 1 glutamine amidotransferase family protein has translation MSNKKVLFVLLDEYADWEAASLAAALNQEPEGQGQQFDVKTVSLTKDPIKSIGGFTVLPDYEIADAPEDFVGLILIGGNSWRKEESKQVMELVTKAIEKEVVLGAICDATVFLGKHGLFNTIPHTSNYLDSLKKVAGESYSNESGYLEQQAVRSGKIITANGSAFLEFGKELLEALNAAPQEEIDEWYTFFKTGYYEFMKTKQ, from the coding sequence GTGAGTAACAAAAAAGTTCTTTTTGTATTGTTAGATGAGTATGCAGACTGGGAAGCGGCTTCATTGGCAGCTGCATTGAACCAAGAGCCAGAAGGTCAAGGGCAGCAATTTGACGTAAAGACGGTATCGTTAACGAAAGATCCCATTAAATCTATTGGTGGTTTCACAGTACTACCGGATTACGAAATAGCGGATGCTCCAGAAGATTTTGTAGGGTTGATCTTGATTGGCGGAAATTCTTGGAGAAAAGAAGAAAGCAAACAAGTTATGGAATTGGTGACCAAAGCCATTGAGAAAGAAGTTGTGTTAGGTGCAATTTGTGATGCGACTGTATTTTTAGGTAAACATGGTTTGTTCAATACGATTCCACACACCAGTAATTATTTAGACAGCTTGAAAAAAGTAGCAGGAGAAAGCTATAGCAACGAAAGTGGCTATTTAGAACAGCAGGCTGTGCGGAGCGGGAAAATAATCACTGCGAATGGCTCTGCGTTTTTAGAGTTTGGTAAAGAATTGCTTGAGGCATTAAATGCGGCACCCCAAGAAGAAATAGACGAATGGTACACTTTCTTTAAAACAGGCTATTACGAATTTATGAAAACGAAACAATAA
- a CDS encoding BsuPI-related putative proteinase inhibitor, which produces MKKFTWFRAFLVLFSVLFLAACGTEKSDENDSDSGEPMTEETETNGEEVAEMKPAIEQINDNTYRYSLVNNTGEVQTFEFTSSQRFDFSLTNDSGEVAFLFSSVSTYAQALGEERVDDGDKLSYDLEIPPLDLEPGTYELAAWLTPRSGNMYKVTTDHIVK; this is translated from the coding sequence ATGAAAAAATTTACCTGGTTCAGAGCTTTTCTGGTATTATTTTCGGTCTTATTTTTAGCCGCTTGTGGAACCGAAAAAAGTGACGAAAACGATAGCGATTCCGGAGAACCCATGACTGAAGAAACCGAGACAAATGGCGAGGAAGTTGCAGAGATGAAACCAGCGATCGAACAAATCAATGACAACACTTATCGCTATAGTTTAGTAAATAACACTGGCGAAGTACAAACTTTCGAATTTACGAGCAGCCAACGCTTCGACTTTTCATTAACAAATGACAGCGGCGAAGTTGCTTTTCTTTTCTCTTCTGTCAGTACGTATGCACAAGCGTTGGGTGAAGAAAGGGTTGATGACGGAGATAAACTAAGTTACGACTTAGAAATCCCCCCGCTTGATCTTGAACCCGGAACCTACGAGCTGGCTGCTTGGTTAACACCAAGATCAGGCAATATGTATAAAGTAACAACAGATCATATTGTGAAATAA
- a CDS encoding PLP-dependent aminotransferase family protein, whose translation MKTDFHFSKEIERAFKNDPPGQWMSPLPAGCLRLSSGYPAPSLVPSDEIKLAVARLLDEERDLPLHYIGSPRVPQLKRFLQDRMAHRDVEVTSNGLLVTSGACQAIDLIARILLDDEAVVAVESPTYMEALEIFRNYTEHYITIPVDENGLQTEVLAEMLAVRKEQGLPTPRLLYTIPTYQNPTGTTLSLERRQHVMDLAEQYDFLILEDDAYGELGFEERPRLLKAMDNQNRVIYVGSLSKVVAPGMRIGWVVADKRLIDPLSWFKKDLDHPFDQATMASFLEEIDFDEHLNHLTTTYESKCAMMLSALEEFLPPTVSWFVPKGGYFIWIKIPDVDTSQMLQEAFDAGVAFVPGKYFFLDQQEGLEYLRLSFSYASEEEIVKGVELLGQVVGMHVVPATENIE comes from the coding sequence ATGAAAACAGACTTCCATTTTTCGAAAGAAATTGAAAGGGCATTTAAAAACGATCCTCCTGGCCAGTGGATGTCACCTTTACCAGCGGGGTGCTTACGTCTCAGTTCAGGTTATCCCGCACCATCACTTGTTCCTTCTGATGAAATTAAACTAGCGGTAGCTCGTTTACTAGATGAGGAAAGGGATTTACCGCTTCATTACATAGGCAGTCCAAGAGTTCCACAATTAAAAAGATTTCTTCAAGATCGAATGGCACATCGAGATGTGGAAGTGACAAGTAATGGATTGCTTGTCACTTCGGGTGCTTGTCAGGCTATTGATCTGATTGCGCGTATTCTTTTAGATGACGAAGCAGTTGTAGCTGTCGAATCACCGACTTATATGGAAGCGTTAGAAATTTTCCGAAACTATACGGAACATTACATCACCATTCCCGTTGATGAAAATGGACTGCAAACTGAGGTGCTAGCTGAGATGTTAGCTGTTCGTAAAGAACAAGGGTTACCGACTCCACGATTGCTTTATACCATTCCAACTTATCAAAACCCGACTGGTACAACTTTGTCACTTGAGCGGAGACAACACGTAATGGACCTTGCTGAGCAATATGATTTTCTTATTTTAGAAGATGACGCATACGGAGAGCTCGGCTTTGAAGAAAGACCTCGTCTACTAAAAGCAATGGATAACCAAAACCGTGTGATTTATGTGGGATCATTATCGAAAGTTGTAGCACCAGGCATGCGTATTGGCTGGGTAGTGGCAGATAAACGATTAATTGACCCATTAAGTTGGTTTAAAAAGGATTTGGACCATCCGTTTGATCAGGCAACAATGGCATCATTCCTTGAAGAGATTGATTTTGACGAGCACTTAAATCACTTAACGACTACCTACGAGTCCAAATGTGCAATGATGTTGTCGGCTTTAGAAGAATTTTTGCCACCCACAGTTTCGTGGTTTGTGCCAAAAGGCGGATACTTTATATGGATCAAAATTCCAGATGTTGATACTTCGCAAATGCTGCAGGAGGCATTTGATGCAGGAGTAGCCTTCGTACCAGGAAAATATTTTTTCTTAGATCAGCAAGAAGGACTTGAATATTTAAGATTGTCATTTAGCTATGCGAGTGAAGAAGAAATTGTTAAGGGCGTGGAATTGCTAGGACAAGTAGTGGGAATGCATGTAGTACCTGCAACTGAAAATATAGAGTAA
- a CDS encoding 5'-methylthioadenosine/S-adenosylhomocysteine nucleosidase translates to MTKMKTVSSKQLLVFIMAMILLVVLAGCSSAAESNETGKETDETKRPILIQGPMPIEAEKFAERLENVEIEESGSTYEFYIGTVNDYPVIVSKTGKGMENTAAATAIAIEKYNPAAIINQGTSGGHDPELNVFDIVIGERTVNIGSMKTGDRAKGEGIEATEWKPMDVMASEGSAGEDPNAEKARYYDADPELLAAAINVKDSYTQGKVVEGTIGSADVWNNEVDRINWFHENFGTSVEEMESASSAMISKAYDVPFLAIRILSNNKTNDGAYNPDTAAANQEYVYEVVKEYIAFLESN, encoded by the coding sequence ATGACAAAAATGAAGACAGTAAGTAGCAAACAACTGCTAGTATTCATCATGGCTATGATTTTATTGGTCGTATTGGCAGGATGCAGTTCAGCAGCCGAGTCGAACGAAACAGGAAAAGAAACAGACGAAACAAAGCGCCCGATTCTAATCCAAGGACCAATGCCGATCGAAGCTGAAAAGTTCGCGGAGCGTTTGGAAAATGTTGAAATAGAAGAATCAGGATCTACATATGAATTTTATATCGGTACTGTCAATGACTACCCGGTTATTGTTTCAAAAACAGGTAAAGGTATGGAAAATACGGCAGCTGCGACAGCGATCGCAATAGAAAAATACAATCCGGCTGCGATCATCAACCAAGGTACATCAGGTGGACATGATCCAGAGTTGAATGTTTTTGATATCGTCATTGGTGAACGCACAGTCAATATCGGTTCGATGAAAACAGGAGATCGTGCAAAAGGTGAAGGCATTGAAGCAACAGAATGGAAGCCAATGGACGTAATGGCTTCAGAAGGAAGTGCTGGAGAAGATCCAAATGCTGAAAAAGCGCGTTATTATGATGCCGATCCAGAACTTTTAGCTGCAGCAATTAATGTCAAAGACAGCTATACACAAGGTAAAGTAGTTGAAGGCACAATCGGTTCAGCAGACGTTTGGAATAACGAAGTTGACCGCATCAATTGGTTCCATGAAAACTTCGGTACATCAGTCGAAGAAATGGAATCAGCGTCATCTGCGATGATTTCAAAAGCATATGATGTACCGTTTTTAGCAATTCGTATTTTATCAAACAATAAAACAAACGACGGTGCGTATAATCCAGACACAGCCGCTGCGAATCAAGAATATGTATATGAAGTAGTTAAAGAGTATATTGCTTTTTTGGAAAGTAACTAA
- a CDS encoding protein adenylyltransferase SelO: MNKKEQTHMGWQLDESYSRLPEFFYSTFSVNPVSEPKLVIFNKPLATELGLDPDQLTSEEGIAILAGNAMPEGRTPLAQAYAGHQFGNFTMLGDGRALLIGEQLTPAGKHVDIQLKGSGRTAYSRGGDGRAALRPMLREYLISEAMHGLGIPTTRSLAVVETGEMVRRETPLPGAIMTRIADSHIRVGTFQYAARFGKKEDLKALADYTIERHFPHIQDLEHRYLALFQEVIKRQAALIAKWQLVGFIHGVMNTDNMAVSGETIDYGPCAFMDSFDPKTVFSSIDTQGRYAYGNQPMIAGWNLARFGESLLPLLHDTPEEAVSIAQTELSKYIALFESNWLAGMRSKLGLFNTEEKDSAFVEELLNLMHKYSTDYTNTFRALTFNKLVGNELFSSNEFKAWHSSWQARLERQEETVEQSQQLMRDSNPAVIPRNHRVEEALEAAEFKGDYSALHKLLAVLANPFAHSAEQDAYTEPPEPMSGPYQTFCGT, from the coding sequence ATGAATAAAAAAGAACAAACACATATGGGTTGGCAGCTTGACGAAAGCTATTCCCGCCTACCTGAATTTTTTTATAGCACGTTTTCAGTTAACCCTGTATCAGAACCTAAACTGGTTATTTTCAATAAACCACTGGCAACTGAACTTGGTTTAGATCCGGATCAATTAACGAGCGAAGAAGGCATCGCAATTCTTGCAGGAAATGCCATGCCAGAAGGCAGAACACCACTTGCTCAAGCTTATGCCGGACATCAATTTGGTAATTTCACGATGCTTGGTGATGGTCGCGCTTTATTGATTGGCGAGCAACTAACACCTGCTGGCAAGCATGTCGATATTCAGTTAAAGGGTTCTGGTAGAACAGCCTATTCAAGAGGTGGCGACGGTCGTGCGGCGCTAAGACCGATGCTACGCGAATACTTAATCAGCGAAGCGATGCACGGGCTTGGTATTCCAACGACACGCAGTTTAGCTGTTGTTGAAACCGGTGAAATGGTTCGTCGTGAAACTCCACTTCCCGGTGCTATTATGACACGTATTGCCGACAGCCATATACGCGTCGGTACTTTTCAATATGCCGCGCGTTTTGGTAAAAAAGAAGATTTAAAAGCACTTGCGGATTACACAATAGAACGGCATTTCCCACATATTCAAGACCTTGAACATCGCTATTTGGCATTGTTCCAAGAAGTCATTAAGCGTCAGGCTGCGTTGATTGCTAAATGGCAATTGGTTGGTTTTATCCACGGCGTGATGAATACCGACAATATGGCAGTTAGCGGAGAAACAATTGACTATGGCCCTTGCGCATTTATGGACAGTTTTGATCCGAAGACCGTTTTCAGTTCGATAGATACGCAAGGTCGTTACGCATACGGCAATCAACCGATGATTGCTGGTTGGAATTTGGCCCGTTTCGGCGAAAGTCTCTTGCCGCTTCTGCACGATACACCCGAAGAGGCCGTTAGTATCGCGCAAACTGAGCTCAGTAAATACATTGCGCTGTTTGAGAGCAACTGGCTTGCTGGTATGCGCAGCAAACTAGGTCTTTTTAATACAGAAGAAAAAGATTCAGCGTTCGTAGAAGAATTGCTAAATCTGATGCATAAGTACAGTACTGACTATACCAACACGTTCCGTGCATTAACGTTTAACAAGCTAGTAGGCAACGAATTGTTTAGCTCAAACGAGTTCAAAGCTTGGCATAGCTCTTGGCAAGCACGTCTCGAACGACAAGAAGAAACAGTAGAACAAAGTCAGCAATTAATGCGAGACAGCAACCCAGCAGTCATACCTCGCAACCACCGAGTAGAAGAAGCATTAGAAGCTGCTGAGTTCAAAGGGGATTATAGTGCATTGCACAAGCTTCTTGCAGTGTTAGCTAATCCCTTTGCACATTCAGCTGAACAAGATGCTTACACGGAACCTCCAGAGCCGATGAGTGGTCCGTATCAAACTTTCTGTGGGACTTAA
- a CDS encoding fructose bisphosphate aldolase gives MNQEQMDFVKNGKGFIAALDQSGGSTPKALALYGVSEDQYSSEEEMYDLIHEMRTRVMTAPSFNSDSIIGAILFEQTMDRKVEGHYTPDYLWQKKGVAPFLKVDKGLADEENGVQLMKPMPNLDDLLNRANERNIFGTKMRSVIKEANAEGIKKVVEQQFEVGKQILAAGLVPILEPEVDINSTDKEQSEKILKEEMLKQLDSLNEDQNVMIKITIPTENNYYKEMIDHPRVVRVVALSGGYKRDDANEKLAANNGLIASFSRALSEGVNANQTDEEFNTMLENSIKGIYEASIT, from the coding sequence ATGAATCAGGAACAAATGGATTTTGTAAAAAACGGTAAAGGCTTTATCGCTGCACTTGACCAAAGTGGCGGCAGTACACCGAAAGCGTTAGCGCTTTATGGCGTATCAGAAGATCAGTATTCGTCTGAAGAGGAAATGTATGACTTGATCCACGAAATGCGGACACGCGTTATGACTGCGCCTTCTTTCAATTCAGATTCAATTATTGGCGCCATTCTTTTTGAACAGACAATGGACCGGAAAGTAGAAGGTCACTATACACCTGATTATTTATGGCAGAAAAAAGGAGTTGCACCATTCTTAAAAGTCGACAAAGGACTGGCGGATGAAGAAAACGGCGTTCAACTGATGAAGCCAATGCCAAACTTAGACGACTTGTTAAATCGGGCCAACGAACGTAATATTTTCGGCACAAAAATGCGTTCTGTTATTAAAGAAGCAAATGCTGAAGGGATTAAAAAAGTCGTTGAGCAGCAATTTGAAGTCGGCAAACAAATTCTTGCCGCTGGTTTAGTGCCGATTCTTGAACCAGAAGTGGACATTAACAGCACAGACAAAGAACAATCCGAAAAAATTCTTAAAGAAGAAATGCTAAAGCAGTTGGACTCATTAAATGAAGATCAAAATGTGATGATTAAAATCACCATTCCGACAGAAAATAATTATTACAAAGAAATGATCGATCACCCGCGTGTTGTTCGCGTAGTCGCCTTGTCTGGTGGCTATAAACGTGATGATGCTAATGAAAAATTGGCAGCTAATAATGGGCTTATCGCTAGTTTCTCGCGTGCTTTATCTGAAGGTGTCAACGCCAATCAAACAGATGAAGAGTTTAACACAATGCTAGAAAACTCCATTAAAGGCATTTACGAAGCTTCAATTACTTAA
- a CDS encoding class I adenylate-forming enzyme family protein, with protein MNITAALRQNAKRFPDKVAIVCEGRTYSYQELNEEVNRMANGLLETGLQKGDKVSLFMKNSDYNVLAFFAVLKAGGVAVPVNYRLSADESGYIFGQSESRFIFCDVEFEGVIAEGKRQATSLQQVIVHPAPENNDYLSWDSVLSENALNPSVEILNTDDAEILYTSGTTGKPKGALFDHQRLVNVSASFVFGVGIDAEDRILHAVPLFHSVQLNLFLVTGILLGTSNIILSEFDPEHVVRSIEEFEVSVFFGLPNMYEALLQVPNAESANLSSVTKCMYGADPIDPDLVKKAMDFFGHQQFYNLCLLTEGGPGGVFLLPEQHEAKVGSGGKPMYFMEVRVVDDEFKDVQPGLIGEFIVKGNTVMKEYYNKPKETAESFRDGWLLTGDLATIDEDGFISLVDRKADRIISAGENIFSIEVEQVTTNHPQVAEAATVGLPEEEWGEIVGVIIVPKEGETIEEEQLMDYYLEHLPGYKIPKKYKIVESLPRNASGKIMKYKLRELHISEFEWFRKVPESRY; from the coding sequence ATGAATATAACAGCGGCATTGAGACAAAATGCTAAACGTTTTCCAGATAAGGTGGCTATTGTTTGTGAGGGGAGAACTTATTCGTATCAGGAACTAAACGAAGAAGTAAACCGAATGGCAAATGGACTCCTTGAGACAGGTTTACAAAAAGGTGATAAAGTTTCTCTATTTATGAAAAACTCGGACTATAACGTACTGGCTTTTTTTGCGGTGTTAAAGGCTGGCGGTGTTGCCGTGCCTGTTAATTATCGGCTGAGTGCCGATGAAAGCGGCTATATTTTCGGGCAATCTGAAAGTCGATTTATATTTTGTGATGTAGAATTTGAAGGTGTTATTGCAGAAGGGAAAAGACAAGCAACTTCACTTCAGCAAGTGATTGTTCATCCTGCGCCTGAAAATAACGATTACCTTAGTTGGGATAGTGTATTAAGTGAAAATGCATTAAATCCCTCGGTCGAAATATTGAATACCGATGACGCGGAAATTCTTTATACATCTGGCACAACGGGCAAACCAAAAGGTGCATTGTTTGATCATCAGCGTTTGGTAAATGTCAGTGCGTCGTTTGTTTTTGGTGTCGGAATTGATGCTGAGGATCGTATTTTGCACGCAGTGCCACTGTTTCACTCGGTTCAATTAAACCTTTTTTTAGTGACTGGTATATTGCTTGGAACATCCAATATCATCTTGTCTGAATTTGATCCTGAACATGTAGTCAGATCCATTGAGGAATTCGAAGTGTCTGTTTTCTTTGGATTGCCGAATATGTATGAAGCTTTACTACAAGTCCCAAATGCAGAATCGGCCAACTTGTCTTCTGTTACTAAATGTATGTATGGTGCAGATCCAATTGACCCTGACCTTGTTAAAAAAGCAATGGACTTTTTCGGTCACCAGCAATTTTATAATCTTTGCTTGCTGACTGAAGGCGGACCAGGGGGAGTCTTTTTATTACCAGAACAGCATGAGGCTAAAGTAGGCTCAGGCGGAAAGCCGATGTATTTCATGGAAGTGCGGGTAGTAGATGATGAATTTAAAGATGTTCAACCCGGTCTAATTGGCGAGTTTATTGTGAAAGGGAATACAGTGATGAAGGAATATTACAACAAACCGAAAGAAACGGCAGAATCTTTCCGAGACGGTTGGCTACTGACTGGTGATTTAGCGACAATCGACGAGGATGGATTTATCTCGCTTGTTGATCGTAAAGCAGACCGTATCATTTCAGCTGGGGAAAATATCTTTTCGATTGAAGTCGAACAAGTTACCACAAATCATCCTCAAGTAGCTGAAGCGGCAACTGTCGGTTTACCGGAAGAAGAGTGGGGAGAAATTGTGGGGGTCATCATTGTGCCTAAAGAAGGTGAAACGATCGAAGAAGAACAATTAATGGATTATTACTTGGAGCACCTTCCAGGATATAAAATTCCAAAAAAATATAAGATAGTTGAGTCATTACCGAGAAATGCTTCAGGAAAAATTATGAAATACAAATTACGGGAGCTTCATATTAGTGAATTCGAATGGTTCCGAAAAGTTCCAGAGAGCCGATATTAA
- a CDS encoding NADH-dependent flavin oxidoreductase, whose amino-acid sequence MTITTQYIFEPFTFTSGLTVKNRILMAPMTTSSSDANGDVTDEELLYYKRRAESGLGAVITACAHVEPLGIGFPGPFGADSDERMDSLRRLATTIQDGGAKAILQLYHAGRMSNEKLLKGEQPVSASAVPALRPNAETPREMNHEEIEEMIKAFGEATRRAIQAGFDGVEIHGANTYLIQQFFSPHSNTRTDQWGGDVNGRMALPLAVIESIQEAVAEHADKPFVVGYRISPEEREEPGITMDDTLKFLTAIADQGIDYVHVSVGRFFGGSIREEDTRSRVEVIQQHIGNRVPVIGVGGLQTLSDVKEALEVTPLVSLGHALIMDPDWLSKVQKSRDQEIYQAIYLSKKEQLDIPENLWNMVTNAPGWFRVEE is encoded by the coding sequence ATGACAATTACAACACAATATATATTTGAACCATTTACTTTTACTTCAGGATTGACCGTTAAAAATCGTATTTTGATGGCACCGATGACGACCTCATCTTCGGATGCAAATGGAGACGTTACAGATGAAGAATTGCTGTACTATAAGCGACGCGCTGAAAGCGGACTTGGAGCAGTTATTACAGCTTGTGCGCATGTTGAGCCGCTTGGTATCGGCTTTCCAGGACCTTTTGGTGCGGACAGCGATGAACGAATGGATAGTTTAAGGCGATTGGCCACTACCATTCAAGATGGAGGGGCTAAAGCGATCCTTCAACTTTATCATGCTGGCCGCATGTCAAATGAAAAACTATTAAAAGGAGAACAGCCAGTTTCAGCAAGTGCTGTTCCAGCATTGCGACCTAATGCGGAAACACCGCGTGAAATGAACCATGAGGAAATCGAAGAAATGATTAAAGCGTTTGGAGAAGCAACTAGACGTGCTATCCAGGCAGGCTTTGACGGAGTAGAGATTCACGGAGCTAATACGTATTTGATACAGCAATTTTTCTCTCCACACTCCAACACTCGCACGGATCAATGGGGGGGCGATGTCAATGGGCGAATGGCATTGCCACTCGCTGTAATTGAGTCGATTCAAGAAGCGGTAGCAGAGCACGCTGATAAACCGTTTGTTGTAGGTTATCGTATTAGCCCAGAAGAGCGGGAAGAGCCAGGCATCACGATGGACGATACATTGAAATTTTTGACTGCCATCGCGGACCAAGGCATCGATTATGTGCATGTTTCAGTAGGACGATTTTTCGGTGGATCTATCCGTGAAGAAGACACCCGGTCACGTGTAGAAGTGATTCAACAACATATTGGCAATCGCGTGCCAGTAATCGGAGTAGGTGGGTTGCAGACTTTAAGTGACGTGAAAGAAGCGTTAGAAGTCACGCCGTTAGTATCACTTGGCCACGCGTTAATCATGGACCCAGACTGGCTATCAAAAGTTCAAAAAAGTCGAGATCAAGAAATATACCAAGCTATTTATTTAAGCAAAAAAGAACAGTTAGATATTCCAGAAAACCTTTGGAATATGGTTACCAATGCACCAGGTTGGTTCCGAGTAGAAGAATAA
- a CDS encoding oxidoreductase → MLTGKTAIITGGNSGLGFETTKALIAIGAKVILAVRNTEKGNLAREKLLKLHASAQIIVMPLDLANLDSIRSFVEQFKKSFDTLDLLINNAGIMSPPYGKTTDGFELQFGSNHLGHFALTALLLSLLEKTPNSRIVTVSSRAHSRGSIDFDNLDGAKGYQAKKFYNQSKLANLYFALELDKRLKEHGFQTISIACHPGVSATNILKFGNREIPPVLKNLANLFLQPPHMGALASIYAATEPGLTGGEYIGPLGQFQRKGYPSIGTPHSKASNPEISRKLWTVSEQVTGTSFPFSVDN, encoded by the coding sequence TTGCTTACAGGAAAAACAGCTATCATAACCGGTGGTAATAGCGGGCTTGGCTTTGAAACGACGAAAGCTCTTATCGCTATCGGAGCAAAAGTCATACTCGCTGTCCGCAATACCGAGAAAGGCAATCTCGCACGTGAAAAATTACTAAAACTTCATGCTTCAGCTCAAATCATCGTGATGCCACTGGACTTAGCAAACCTGGATAGTATCCGGTCGTTTGTAGAACAGTTCAAAAAGTCGTTTGATACACTCGACTTATTAATCAATAACGCCGGCATTATGTCACCGCCTTACGGAAAAACTACAGATGGTTTTGAATTGCAGTTTGGTAGCAATCATCTTGGACATTTTGCGCTAACTGCCTTGCTCCTCTCTTTGCTTGAAAAAACTCCCAACTCCCGAATTGTGACCGTTAGTAGTCGTGCCCATAGCCGTGGTTCTATCGACTTTGATAATCTCGATGGGGCGAAAGGATATCAAGCAAAAAAATTCTATAACCAAAGCAAATTAGCCAATCTGTATTTTGCATTAGAGCTAGATAAACGTTTGAAAGAACATGGTTTCCAAACGATTAGTATCGCTTGTCACCCGGGAGTTTCTGCTACAAATATTTTAAAGTTTGGCAATCGAGAAATTCCGCCTGTTCTTAAAAATCTCGCTAATTTATTTCTTCAACCGCCTCACATGGGTGCATTGGCCAGTATTTATGCAGCAACCGAACCGGGGTTAACAGGGGGCGAATACATTGGACCACTTGGTCAGTTTCAACGAAAAGGCTACCCTTCAATAGGAACTCCTCATAGCAAAGCGAGCAACCCTGAAATTTCTCGTAAACTTTGGACTGTATCCGAACAAGTAACTGGCACCTCTTTTCCCTTTAGTGTTGATAATTAA